The window TGCATGCTGGCGCCTTGTTGGTGTTGCCGCGCGCAGTTCGCTGCGCACGGCTTGATAGCGGCGGTAATCGTTATAGCCTCCGCGGAGCGCCGCGGCGGGTGTGGTCCTCACACGTTCTGCCGCGCCGCGAGGGGCGGCGGGGATTCTAATCGCTCGCTCTAAGGTTGCCCACGGCGAATCGACGATAGCCCTAGAGGAGCGGTAAGCAGTTAAGCGGCAACAAGTTAAGAGGATTCGGCTTGGCAAGACAGCCCGCCGCGCGAGCCACGGCAAGCTGCGGTGACCTTTCCGACCGATCTACGACCCCACGCCAGGCGGAGACTACGATGCCAAGCAGTGCGCCAGCGAATCCGTCCGACCTCGAGCAGCAGCTCGCCGATCTCAAGGCCGAGCTCCTCGAGACCCAGAAGATGGCGGCCATCGGCGAGCTCGCTAGCACCACCACGCACGAGTTCAACAACCTGCTCACCACCATCCTCAACTACGCCAAGATGGGGCTGCGTCACACCGACGACGCCACCCGCACCCGGGCGCTCGAGAAGATCCTCAGCGCGGGGACCCGCGCCGAGAAGATCACCAACAGCGTGCTCGGCATGGCGCGCAACCGCGGCGCCAACGCCGCGCCGACCAACCTGGCCGACCTGGCCGGCGAGACCCTCGTGCTGCTCGAGCGCGAGCTCGCCAAGTACCGCGTGCAGGTCGAGACCGACATCCAGACCGACCGCCGCGCGATGGTCGTCGGGGCCCAGATCCAGCAGGTGCTGATCAACCTGCTGACCAACGCCCGGCAGGCGATGACGCAGGGCGGCCGGATACTGGTCCGCGTGGCCGAAGACCCGCAGAGCGGGACGGTCGACCTGACGGTCCGCGACAACGGGCCGGGCATCGCGCCGGAGCACCTGCCGAAGATCTTCGAGCACCGCTTCAGCACCAAGAGCGGCCCCGACGCCAGCGGCAAGGGCGGGGCGGGGGTCGGGTTGTCGGCCTGCAAGGAGATCATCGAGAACCACGGCGGCCGGATCCGGGTGGAGAGCACCGTGGGCCGCGGCGCCGCGTTCATCTTGAAGCTGCCGGCGGTCGCCGAGCAGGCGGCCGCGCCGACCGCGGTCAAGCGGCTCGGCGTGCCGGCTTAGGCTTGCAGACCGTGAGGGGGGCGCCCGGGGCGCTCCGCGTTAGCGGAAGCCCCGGAGGAGTACGGGCCGGTTGAGGCCCATCACGGGGGCTTCCCGATCGGGGGCGCCCCCGGCGCCCGAAGCTCCGAGGAGACGCTCTACAGCGCCCGGCGGTGCTTCTTCTTTTTCTTCGGCGGCGCCTTGGGCGGCGGGTCCTGGGGCGGGGCGTCTTCAGCGGGCGCCTGCTCCGCGGCGGGCTGCGGCGCGGGCTCCGGCTTGGGGGTCGAGCCGGTGGGGGGCGCCATGCCGAAGAACTGCACGGCCGGCTGCTGGGCCTTCGGCACGACCGACTGCACGGCCTCGAAACCCTCCATCTCGCCGCGGATCAGCAGCTTGTTGATCAGCTGCTCGATGCGGGTCAGCTCGCCACCCTGCTCGCTGTTCACGAACGTATACGCGACGCCGTCGCGGCCCATCCGGCCGGTGCGGCCGACGCGGTGCACGTAGTCGTCGGCCGACTCGGGGATGTCGTAGTTGAAGATGTGCGAGATGCTCGAGACGTCGATCCCGCGGCCCACGACGTCCGTGGCGATCAGCAGCTTCACCTCCTCGGCGCGGAACTGCTTCATCACCCGGTCGCGGACGTTCTGGGCCATGTCGCCGTGCATGCACGCCACGTTGGGGTTCTTCCGCGACAGCTTCAGGTGCAGCTTGTCGACCATCCGCTTGGTGCGGCAGAAGACGATCGCCTGGGTCGGCTGCTCACGCTCCAGCAGCTTCTGCAGCAGGTCGTACTTCCGGGTGTTGTCGACCGTGAAGTAGAACTGCTCGATCGTGTCGACGCCCTTGGTCTTGGGCGAGAAGTCGAGCGTGACCGGCTCGATCATGTACCGTTTGGAGAGCCGCTCGATGGCCGGGTCGACCGTGGCGCTGAGCAGCAGGGTCTGCCGCGCGGTAGGGCAGCGGCGGAGGATCTTCTCGATGTCGGGGCGGAAGCCGATGTCGAGCATGCGGTCGGCCTCGTCGAGCACGACGATCTTGACCTCGTCGAGCCGCAGGGCGCCGCGGCCCAGCAGGTCGAGCACCCGGCCCGGCGTGCCGACCACGACGTCGGCGCCGCGTTCCAGCTTGGTGATCTGCGCCTTGATCGGCTTGCCGCCGTACAGCGGCACGCTCTTGATCTTGCGGCCGTAGGCCAGCTTGTCGAACTCGTCGCGCACCTGCACGGCCAGCTCGCGGGTCGGCGCCAGCACGATGGCGAACGGGCTCTTCGACTTGCCCTCTTCGAACCGCTCGAGGATCGGGATCGCGAACGAGGCGGTCTTGCCGGTGCCGGTGCGGGCCTGGCCGAGCACGTCGCGGCCGGTGAGGGCGACCGGGATCACGCCCGACTGCACCGGGCTGGGGTGCTCGTAGCCGGCCTGGCGGAGGGACTCCCGCATGGCGGGAGAGAGGTCGATGTCGTCGAAGGAGGCTTTTTTGGAGTTTTCTCCGTCGCCCTGGGGGGCGGGGGATGCTTCAGGCATTTTGGCTCGCTGGGAAAGGATCGTTGTCACGGGGCGTGACGCTTTCCTCTCCGGGGCCCGGCCGCTGCCACTGCTGGGGGCCCGGCCGCCGGTGCTGCGCCACACTGCTCTGCTTGCTGAGTCTGTGTATTCGCTGTAAGCCTAGCAGTGTAAGGGGTTTGGGTCAACGGAGGCGCCCCCCGTGCCGGGTGGGGGCCCCAGCGCATAAAAACAGGCCGGGACGCCCTGCGGCGTCCGGCCTGATTTGTTCGTTGTTTCACACGCTCGTGAGGAGCGGTCCTCATCCCGTGGGGGAGAGAAACAGAGCCGCCTACTTCTTCTTGGCGGTCTTCTTCTTGGCGGTCTTTTTGACAGCCTTCTTCTTGGTCGACTTCTTAGGAGCGGCCTTCTTGGTCGCCTTCTTAGCGGCCTTCTTCTTCGGCGACTTCTTCGCGGCCTTCTTCTTGGTCGACTTCTTCGCGGCCTTCTTCTTGGTCGACTTCTTCACGGCCTTCTTCTTCGTCGCGGCCTTCTTCTTAGTCGACTTCTTCGGAGCGGCCTTTTTGGCCGTCTTCTTCTTGGCCACCTTCTTCTTAGCTGCCATTGCGAATGGCTCCTTCCCTGAAAGCGCCTCAAAAGTTTAAGGGTCCCTCTCTCGGGCGCAAGACAAGAGAGAAGACAACAGTTTCACTTTTAACGCGTTGTTGACACACCCGCACAACTCCGTCGCGAGTGCTTTGCGCGCATTGAAGCAGTTTCTGCTTCATTAAGTCAAGTGGAATTGGCAAAAAAGGGGAGTGAGGAGACAACCTCAAGAAGGGGTGACTAAGTCCTTCGAGTTCCTTAGCGAGAGTTTATCGGCGCCGGCGCGACCCGACGTTAGCGAGACTCCCACCAGCGGCGCCCAACTAGTGGCCAAGATGGCGCCCCAGCTAGTGGTCCGAGGCCTCCGCCGAGTGGCGCCCCGCGTAGTGTTTGAGGAGCGCGGCGAACTGCTCGGCGTGACCCTCCAGCGGGGCCCCGACGGGGTTCTTGAAGAAGCACGCCAGCGCGCCGACCGCGCCCCGCTCGCCCCGCGCCGAAGACGCGTCCAGCAGCCGCGCGAGGTCGAGCACCAGCGGCGCCGCGAGCGCCGAGTCGTGGCCCTGCCAGGTGACCTGCAGCGTCATCTCGACCCCCATGAAACCGCGGAAATGCACGTGATTCCAGGCGGTTTTACGCTCGCCCAGGCTCGCCACGTACTCGATCGAGACCAGCGACTGCGGCCCGTCGCCGGGTTCGCGGCCGAGCAGCGCGTCGAGCGCGGCGTCCTTGCAGCCGAGCTTGCTCTGCTTGTTCTCCTGCGACGACAGAATCCGCCCGTCGGCGTTGCCGAGGATGTTGTGGCCGACCCAGCTCATGACCTCCAGGTTGCGGCTGGCGAACATCGGCGCCAGGGTGGTCTTGAGGAGGGTCTCGCCGGTCTTGCCGTCGCGGCCGGCGTGGCACGCGCCGACCTGAATAGCCAGCTGGTCGATCGCCGCGCAGCTCGCCCCCAGCGACGGTGTGAAATTTACAAAACCGCAGCCCGACTCCAACGCCGCGATCGCGTACAGCGAGCTGGCGCGCAGCGGGCAGTCGTGGGGCGTGGCGAGCAGCGGCTCGAGCTCTTCCCAAGAGTCGGGCAGCCGTGTGGCGTCGGTCGGCGGCTCGGTCGACGAGGCGACCGCCACGATCACGCGCTCGAGCCGTTCGGATTCCCGGAACCGGTCGAGATCGTGCTTGATGGCGTCGACCG is drawn from Posidoniimonas polymericola and contains these coding sequences:
- a CDS encoding sensor histidine kinase, whose protein sequence is MPSSAPANPSDLEQQLADLKAELLETQKMAAIGELASTTTHEFNNLLTTILNYAKMGLRHTDDATRTRALEKILSAGTRAEKITNSVLGMARNRGANAAPTNLADLAGETLVLLERELAKYRVQVETDIQTDRRAMVVGAQIQQVLINLLTNARQAMTQGGRILVRVAEDPQSGTVDLTVRDNGPGIAPEHLPKIFEHRFSTKSGPDASGKGGAGVGLSACKEIIENHGGRIRVESTVGRGAAFILKLPAVAEQAAAPTAVKRLGVPA
- a CDS encoding DEAD/DEAH box helicase: MPEASPAPQGDGENSKKASFDDIDLSPAMRESLRQAGYEHPSPVQSGVIPVALTGRDVLGQARTGTGKTASFAIPILERFEEGKSKSPFAIVLAPTRELAVQVRDEFDKLAYGRKIKSVPLYGGKPIKAQITKLERGADVVVGTPGRVLDLLGRGALRLDEVKIVVLDEADRMLDIGFRPDIEKILRRCPTARQTLLLSATVDPAIERLSKRYMIEPVTLDFSPKTKGVDTIEQFYFTVDNTRKYDLLQKLLEREQPTQAIVFCRTKRMVDKLHLKLSRKNPNVACMHGDMAQNVRDRVMKQFRAEEVKLLIATDVVGRGIDVSSISHIFNYDIPESADDYVHRVGRTGRMGRDGVAYTFVNSEQGGELTRIEQLINKLLIRGEMEGFEAVQSVVPKAQQPAVQFFGMAPPTGSTPKPEPAPQPAAEQAPAEDAPPQDPPPKAPPKKKKKHRRAL
- a CDS encoding inositol-3-phosphate synthase, whose protein sequence is MPPQPAPPRTGLWLVGARGGVATTAAVGCCALQQGLIGSTGLVTELPPLAAAGLRDWGQFVLGGCEIRAGELPQAALDAGLPPALVAACGDELRAIDQRIVPGVVHNSGSAVDQLAAGDAARRFDTPRAAVDAIKHDLDRFRESERLERVIVAVASSTEPPTDATRLPDSWEELEPLLATPHDCPLRASSLYAIAALESGCGFVNFTPSLGASCAAIDQLAIQVGACHAGRDGKTGETLLKTTLAPMFASRNLEVMSWVGHNILGNADGRILSSQENKQSKLGCKDAALDALLGREPGDGPQSLVSIEYVASLGERKTAWNHVHFRGFMGVEMTLQVTWQGHDSALAAPLVLDLARLLDASSARGERGAVGALACFFKNPVGAPLEGHAEQFAALLKHYAGRHSAEASDH